In the genome of Planctomycetia bacterium, one region contains:
- a CDS encoding MMPL family transporter has translation SPTSEYNRRWLNYLSEFGDAEDVVVVVEGGSSAAVRPVVDELGEILAREERLFESLLYKIDTSKLAAKGLHLASDEQLAALAKSVQQPSPMLGGDWSQLNFGGQLMAAGAAWSDGARASPVTAEARLDALRPLLDHLERALTDQSPPPTASGPFAEGMLSSDALPTEYLSADGGRLGLLLLRVVNKDEGFVQGSEAIDALRAIVAEVQPRHPNVRIGLTGLPIMENDEMRVSQRDMSLANIISFIGVAAVFVAILGGWRHPLWTSITLLIGMAWSFGYLTLVIGHLNILSVSFSVFLIGLGMDFGIHYVARYLQLRIERETLDDALCKTAIGIGPGITTGAVTTALAFFTAGVTDFPGVAELGIIAGGGILLCFVAAVTVLPAMLVLSDRKRPRVFVAAPLDVGSWSVAMLRNPGWILVASVVVTGALTAGAPRVWYDHNLLNLQSQGLESVDLERKLLADSDQNTWYAVSIAGDVPELLARKQRFLQLATVDRVEEIVSLVGVEQPEKAQQIAAIHEKLNTLPVNVPLVPVEQPARLAKAVTDLYQAAAATPELAHVAQQLSTVRDLLFATRPEDYFLRMTRYQQTLAAEGLRRLEMVRDASSASAPSFDDLPESLVRRFRSPQGMHLLKVYGRGDIWNRATLETFVAELRTVDPEVTGEPLQAFEASREMKESYQTAMLYAFIASCVVLAIDFRRFSDVLLAFLPLAVGMLQMFGLMGWLGVPLNPANMIVLPLIFGIGIDEGVHIIHDYRSQPGAYRMSNSTAVSVLLSSLQEIVGFGSLMISEHQGLQSLGRVLTLGMTTSMFTSLVMLPAILTLLGRRRQRDSDARAPVVKVSARGPRRSRAPAPGAVVGR, from the coding sequence AGCCCCACGAGCGAATACAACCGCCGTTGGCTCAACTACCTGAGCGAATTCGGCGATGCGGAAGACGTGGTCGTGGTCGTCGAGGGCGGCTCCTCGGCAGCGGTCCGGCCGGTCGTCGATGAGTTGGGCGAAATCCTCGCCCGTGAGGAGCGGCTGTTCGAGTCGCTGCTGTACAAGATCGACACGAGCAAGTTGGCGGCCAAGGGGCTGCATCTAGCGTCCGACGAGCAACTCGCCGCGTTGGCGAAATCGGTTCAACAGCCTTCGCCGATGCTGGGCGGCGATTGGTCGCAACTCAACTTCGGCGGGCAACTCATGGCGGCCGGCGCGGCCTGGAGCGACGGCGCGCGGGCAAGTCCGGTCACCGCGGAAGCGCGCCTCGATGCGTTGCGCCCCTTGTTGGATCATCTCGAACGCGCGCTCACCGATCAATCTCCGCCGCCGACGGCGTCCGGCCCCTTCGCGGAGGGGATGTTGTCCTCCGATGCCTTGCCGACGGAGTATCTTTCTGCTGACGGCGGGCGGCTGGGATTGCTGTTGCTGCGCGTGGTGAACAAAGATGAAGGCTTCGTGCAAGGCAGCGAAGCGATCGACGCCTTGCGCGCGATCGTCGCCGAAGTGCAGCCGCGTCATCCGAATGTGCGCATCGGCCTGACCGGTTTGCCGATCATGGAGAACGACGAGATGCGCGTCAGCCAGCGCGATATGTCGCTGGCCAACATTATCTCGTTCATCGGCGTCGCGGCTGTGTTCGTGGCGATCCTCGGCGGTTGGCGGCATCCGCTTTGGACGTCGATCACACTGCTGATCGGCATGGCCTGGTCGTTCGGCTACCTGACGCTCGTCATTGGCCATCTGAACATCCTCAGCGTCTCGTTCTCGGTGTTCCTCATCGGGCTCGGGATGGATTTTGGCATTCATTACGTCGCGCGGTATCTGCAATTGCGCATCGAGCGCGAAACGCTGGACGACGCACTTTGCAAGACCGCGATCGGCATCGGCCCTGGCATCACGACCGGCGCCGTGACGACGGCGCTCGCATTCTTTACGGCCGGAGTGACCGACTTCCCCGGCGTAGCAGAACTAGGGATCATCGCCGGCGGCGGCATTCTGCTTTGCTTCGTCGCCGCGGTGACCGTGCTACCGGCGATGTTGGTGCTGAGCGATCGCAAACGCCCGCGCGTGTTCGTCGCGGCGCCGCTGGATGTCGGCAGCTGGTCCGTGGCGATGTTGCGAAATCCCGGCTGGATTTTGGTCGCCAGCGTCGTGGTGACCGGCGCCCTGACGGCCGGCGCGCCGCGTGTCTGGTACGACCACAACTTGCTGAACCTGCAATCGCAGGGCCTGGAAAGCGTCGACCTGGAACGCAAACTCCTGGCCGACTCCGACCAAAACACCTGGTACGCGGTCTCCATCGCCGGCGATGTGCCCGAATTGCTCGCGCGGAAGCAGCGTTTCCTACAACTTGCGACGGTCGATCGCGTCGAGGAAATCGTCTCGCTGGTCGGCGTCGAGCAACCGGAGAAGGCGCAGCAGATCGCCGCCATTCATGAAAAGCTGAATACCTTGCCGGTGAATGTTCCCCTCGTGCCGGTGGAGCAACCGGCGCGATTAGCGAAGGCGGTCACCGATCTCTATCAAGCTGCCGCGGCGACGCCGGAGCTCGCGCATGTCGCGCAGCAACTTTCGACTGTGCGTGACTTGCTGTTCGCCACGCGGCCGGAAGATTATTTCCTCCGCATGACGCGCTATCAGCAGACGCTGGCGGCCGAAGGGTTGCGGCGACTCGAAATGGTGCGCGATGCGTCGTCGGCTTCAGCGCCGTCGTTCGACGATCTGCCGGAGAGCCTGGTGCGGCGCTTTCGCAGTCCGCAGGGAATGCACTTGCTTAAGGTGTACGGCCGCGGCGATATCTGGAACCGCGCCACGTTGGAAACCTTTGTTGCTGAGTTGCGCACGGTCGATCCGGAAGTCACGGGCGAACCGCTACAGGCCTTCGAGGCCTCGCGTGAGATGAAGGAGAGCTACCAGACTGCCATGCTCTATGCGTTCATCGCGTCGTGCGTGGTGCTGGCCATCGACTTCCGCCGATTCAGCGACGTGCTGTTGGCGTTCTTGCCGCTCGCGGTCGGCATGTTGCAGATGTTCGGCCTGATGGGTTGGCTCGGCGTGCCGCTCAATCCGGCCAACATGATCGTGTTGCCGCTGATCTTCGGGATCGGCATCGACGAAGGCGTTCATATCATCCACGACTACCGGAGCCAGCCGGGCGCGTACCGGATGTCGAACTCGACCGCGGTAAGCGTGTTGCTGTCGTCGCTGCAAGAGATCGTCGGCTTCGGCAGCTTGATGATCTCCGAGCATCAAGGCCTGCAGAGCCTCGGTCGCGTACTCACGCTTGGCATGACAACGTCGATGTTCACGTCGCTGGTCATGCTGCCGGCAATTCTGACGTTGCTTGGACGGCGACGTCAGCGCGATTCGGATGCCCGCGCTCCGGTCGTCAAAGTATCTGCACGTGGACCGCGCCGCAGTCGCGCTCCCGCGCCCGGCGCCGTTGTGGGTCGCTGA